A single genomic interval of Pyrus communis chromosome 5, drPyrComm1.1, whole genome shotgun sequence harbors:
- the LOC137734861 gene encoding uncharacterized protein isoform X2, which translates to MECNKDDAVKAKEHAERKFAERNYASAKKFVLKALNLCPELEGLSQMLTILDVYISSENKINGEADWYGVLSVSPCADDETIKKEYRKLAFMLHPDKNKCFGAEGAFKLVSEAWTLLSDKAKRVAYNHKRNVQGFQQEAVSCTGGPSVQPSASTFQNCMNSVRKTVKASQQEAAHCSGGPSTQPSASTFQNVTDARTQQPSASTFQNVMNARTQRGSTHIPSYAKAATFWTICNHCKTHYQYVRMYLHHLLVCPNCKKTFLAVEQAPPAEIFKSSKSSSSQQRQNSRHYAAGGNSNSSARNCAAAQNVGAGGSSGPNSNNNTNLKQGSATQVTSIGSTVASGHAAVDAVLQASENMNRNSERRQSIAEWERSQNLKGNPTLKKRRTDDPHLNGYDKKRVNQMSMGNGGADVRGISELSKGNAGTKRIYDFSSTQDKPKVLREVPYPVIRKVLIETALTSIRNFLARSSATEAKQANKKQETVKVKKKQKSVVNVDTSTNSDPDVEDKSPMPINVPDPDFHNFDLDRTERSFGEDQVWAAYDNDGMPRYYGRIQKVISLKPFKMRVSWLNSRSNNELGTLNWVNWTKGTRGMIRVFPTRGEIWALYRNWSPDWSQHTPDAVINKYDMVELLDGFTEEHGVSVAPLSKVAGFKTVFRKHTDPREVKRIPKEEMFRFSHRVPSHLLTGEEAHNAPKGCWELDPAALPSELYQVITEARDAPVKQNDGKTNEEIPKPLPMMTDDNGTCQVGQGN; encoded by the exons ATGGAGTGCAATAAAGATGATGCGGTCAAGGCTAAGGAACATGCTGAGAGGAAGTTTGCAGAAAGAAATTATGCTAGTGCCAAGAAGTTTGTTTTGAAGGCTCTAAATTTGTGTCCCGAGCTTGAGGGTCTCTCCCAAATGTTGACTATACTTGATGTTTACATCTCTTCGGAGAATAAAATTAATGGGGAAGCAGATTGGTATGGAGTACTCAGTGTTAGTCCATGTGCTGATGATGAGACGATTAAGAAAGAGTATAGAAAGTTGGCTTTCATGCTTCATCCGGATAAAAACAAGTGTTTTGGTGCAGAAGGCGCATTTAAGTTGGTTTCAGAGGCCTGGACTTTGTTATCAGACAAGGCCAAGAGGGTAGCATATAACCACAAGAGGAATGTACAAGGGTTTCAACAGGAAGCAGTGTCCTGTACTGGGGGTCCGTCAGTGCAACCTAGTGCAAGCACATTTCAAAATTGTATGAATAGTGTCAGGAAGACTGTAAAAGCGTCTCAACAGGAAGCTGCACACTGTAGTGGAGGTCCGTCAACTCAACCTAGTGCAAGTACCTTTCAGAATGTTACGGATGCAAGGACCCAGCAACCTAGTGCATCTACCTTTCAGAATGTTATGAATGCGAGGACCCAGCGTGGTTCCACCCATATACCTTCATATGCAAAAGCTGCTACATTTTGGACCATCTGTAACCATTGCAAAACTCATTATCAGTATGTCAGAATGTATCTACATCATCTTCTTGTCTGTCCTAATTGTAAGAAGACTTTCTTGGCTGTAGAACAGGCTCCACCTGCGGAGATTTTCAAGTCGTCCAAGAGCTCTTCTTCCCAGCAGCGTCAGAATTCAAGACACTATGCGGCTGGTGGTAACTCAAATAGTTCTGCAAGAAACTGTGCTGCAGCTCAAAATGTAGGAGCTGGGGGGTCTTCAGGTCCTAATTCAAACAACAACACAAACTTAAAGCAGGGCTCTGCCACCCAAGTGACAAGTATCGGTAGCACAGTTGCATCGGGTCACGCTGCTGTGGATGCGGTTCTGCAGGCAAGTGAGAATATGAATAGAAATTCAGAGCGGAGACAGTCAATTGCTGAATGGGAAAGAAGTCAAAATTTGAAGGGAAATCCTACATTGAAAAAGAGAAGAACGGATGATCCTCATTTGAACGGGTATGATAAAAAAAGGGTTAATCAAATGTCCATGGGAAATGGTGGAGCCGACGTGCGAGGTATATCTGAGTTGAGTAAAGGTAATGCTGGAACAAAAAGAATTTATGATTTCTCTAGTACACAGGACAAACCTAAGGTCCTCAGAGAGGTTCCATATCCGGTAATAAGAAAAGTTCTAATAGAGACGGCACTAACTTCGATTCGCAATTTTCTTGCGCGGAGCTCAGCAACTGAAGCAAAGCAGGCAAACAAAAAGCAAGAAACTgtgaaagtaaaaaagaaacagaagagtGTGGTAAATGTTGACACAAGCACAAACAGTGATCCAGATGTAGAGGATAAGTCACCAATGCCGATCAATGTTCCAGACCCCGATTTTCATAATTTTGACTTGGATCGAACTGAAAGATCCTTTGGAGAGGACCAAGTTTGGGCTGCATATGATAATGATGGTATGCCCCGTTATTATGGTCGAATTCAAAAGGTGATCTCCTTGAAGCCGTTTAAGATGCGGGTCAGTTGGCTTAACTCGAGAAGCAACAATGAATTGGGTACGCTGAACTGG GTTAATTGGACAAAAGGCACACGAGGGATGATTCGCGTATTTCCTACAAGGGGCGAAATCTGGGCTCTATATAGGAACTGGTCCCCTGATTGGAGTCAGCATACCCCAGATGCAGTAATCAACAAATATGACATGGTGGAACTGCTTGACGGCTTTACTGAGGAACACGGTGTGTCTGTCGCTCCTCTATCTAAGGTCGCTGGTTTTAAAACAGTGTTTCGTAAGCACACAGACCCCAGGGAAGTGAAAAGGATTCCTAAAGAGGAGATGTTCCGTTTCTCGCATCGGGTCCCTAGTCACTTACTTACAGGTGAAGAAGCTCATAATGCTCCAAAGGGTTGTTGGGAATTGGATCCAGCAGCTCTCCCTTCGGAGCTTTATCAAGTTATAACAGAAGCTCGTGATGCACCAGTGAAACAGAATGATGGTAAAACAAATGAAGAGATTCCGAAACCTCTACCAATGATGACCGACGACAATGGTACATGCCAAGTCGGCCAAGGAAACTGA
- the LOC137734861 gene encoding uncharacterized protein isoform X1, with product MECNKDDAVKAKEHAERKFAERNYASAKKFVLKALNLCPELEGLSQMLTILDVYISSENKINGEADWYGVLSVSPCADDETIKKEYRKLAFMLHPDKNKCFGAEGAFKLVSEAWTLLSDKAKRVAYNHKRNVQGFQQEAVSCTGGPSVQPSASTFQNCMNSVRKTVKASQQEAAHCSGGPSTQPSASTFQNVTDARTQQPSASTFQNVMNARTQRGSTHIPSYAKAATFWTICNHCKTHYQYVRMYLHHLLVCPNCKKTFLAVEQAPPAEIFKSSKSSSSQQRQNSRHYAAGGNSNSSARNCAAAQNVGAGGSSGPNSNNNTNLKQGSATQVTSIGSTVASGHAAVDAVLQASENMNRNSERRQSIAEWERSQNLKGNPTLKKRRTDDPHLNGYDKKRVNQMSMGNGGADVRGISELSKGNAGTKRIYDFSSTQDKPKVLREVPYPVIRKVLIETALTSIRNFLARSSATEAKQANKKQETVKVKKKQKSVVNVDTSTNSDPDVEDKSPMPINVPDPDFHNFDLDRTERSFGEDQVWAAYDNDGMPRYYGRIQKVISLKPFKMRVSWLNSRSNNELGTLNWVGSGFAKTCGDFRPGRYAISDTLNSFSSKVNWTKGTRGMIRVFPTRGEIWALYRNWSPDWSQHTPDAVINKYDMVELLDGFTEEHGVSVAPLSKVAGFKTVFRKHTDPREVKRIPKEEMFRFSHRVPSHLLTGEEAHNAPKGCWELDPAALPSELYQVITEARDAPVKQNDGKTNEEIPKPLPMMTDDNGTCQVGQGN from the coding sequence ATGGAGTGCAATAAAGATGATGCGGTCAAGGCTAAGGAACATGCTGAGAGGAAGTTTGCAGAAAGAAATTATGCTAGTGCCAAGAAGTTTGTTTTGAAGGCTCTAAATTTGTGTCCCGAGCTTGAGGGTCTCTCCCAAATGTTGACTATACTTGATGTTTACATCTCTTCGGAGAATAAAATTAATGGGGAAGCAGATTGGTATGGAGTACTCAGTGTTAGTCCATGTGCTGATGATGAGACGATTAAGAAAGAGTATAGAAAGTTGGCTTTCATGCTTCATCCGGATAAAAACAAGTGTTTTGGTGCAGAAGGCGCATTTAAGTTGGTTTCAGAGGCCTGGACTTTGTTATCAGACAAGGCCAAGAGGGTAGCATATAACCACAAGAGGAATGTACAAGGGTTTCAACAGGAAGCAGTGTCCTGTACTGGGGGTCCGTCAGTGCAACCTAGTGCAAGCACATTTCAAAATTGTATGAATAGTGTCAGGAAGACTGTAAAAGCGTCTCAACAGGAAGCTGCACACTGTAGTGGAGGTCCGTCAACTCAACCTAGTGCAAGTACCTTTCAGAATGTTACGGATGCAAGGACCCAGCAACCTAGTGCATCTACCTTTCAGAATGTTATGAATGCGAGGACCCAGCGTGGTTCCACCCATATACCTTCATATGCAAAAGCTGCTACATTTTGGACCATCTGTAACCATTGCAAAACTCATTATCAGTATGTCAGAATGTATCTACATCATCTTCTTGTCTGTCCTAATTGTAAGAAGACTTTCTTGGCTGTAGAACAGGCTCCACCTGCGGAGATTTTCAAGTCGTCCAAGAGCTCTTCTTCCCAGCAGCGTCAGAATTCAAGACACTATGCGGCTGGTGGTAACTCAAATAGTTCTGCAAGAAACTGTGCTGCAGCTCAAAATGTAGGAGCTGGGGGGTCTTCAGGTCCTAATTCAAACAACAACACAAACTTAAAGCAGGGCTCTGCCACCCAAGTGACAAGTATCGGTAGCACAGTTGCATCGGGTCACGCTGCTGTGGATGCGGTTCTGCAGGCAAGTGAGAATATGAATAGAAATTCAGAGCGGAGACAGTCAATTGCTGAATGGGAAAGAAGTCAAAATTTGAAGGGAAATCCTACATTGAAAAAGAGAAGAACGGATGATCCTCATTTGAACGGGTATGATAAAAAAAGGGTTAATCAAATGTCCATGGGAAATGGTGGAGCCGACGTGCGAGGTATATCTGAGTTGAGTAAAGGTAATGCTGGAACAAAAAGAATTTATGATTTCTCTAGTACACAGGACAAACCTAAGGTCCTCAGAGAGGTTCCATATCCGGTAATAAGAAAAGTTCTAATAGAGACGGCACTAACTTCGATTCGCAATTTTCTTGCGCGGAGCTCAGCAACTGAAGCAAAGCAGGCAAACAAAAAGCAAGAAACTgtgaaagtaaaaaagaaacagaagagtGTGGTAAATGTTGACACAAGCACAAACAGTGATCCAGATGTAGAGGATAAGTCACCAATGCCGATCAATGTTCCAGACCCCGATTTTCATAATTTTGACTTGGATCGAACTGAAAGATCCTTTGGAGAGGACCAAGTTTGGGCTGCATATGATAATGATGGTATGCCCCGTTATTATGGTCGAATTCAAAAGGTGATCTCCTTGAAGCCGTTTAAGATGCGGGTCAGTTGGCTTAACTCGAGAAGCAACAATGAATTGGGTACGCTGAACTGGGTAGGTTCTGGTTTTGCTAAAACTTGTGGTGATTTCAGGCCTGGCAGATACGCAATTTCTGATACTTTAAATTCTTTCTCAAGCAAGGTTAATTGGACAAAAGGCACACGAGGGATGATTCGCGTATTTCCTACAAGGGGCGAAATCTGGGCTCTATATAGGAACTGGTCCCCTGATTGGAGTCAGCATACCCCAGATGCAGTAATCAACAAATATGACATGGTGGAACTGCTTGACGGCTTTACTGAGGAACACGGTGTGTCTGTCGCTCCTCTATCTAAGGTCGCTGGTTTTAAAACAGTGTTTCGTAAGCACACAGACCCCAGGGAAGTGAAAAGGATTCCTAAAGAGGAGATGTTCCGTTTCTCGCATCGGGTCCCTAGTCACTTACTTACAGGTGAAGAAGCTCATAATGCTCCAAAGGGTTGTTGGGAATTGGATCCAGCAGCTCTCCCTTCGGAGCTTTATCAAGTTATAACAGAAGCTCGTGATGCACCAGTGAAACAGAATGATGGTAAAACAAATGAAGAGATTCCGAAACCTCTACCAATGATGACCGACGACAATGGTACATGCCAAGTCGGCCAAGGAAACTGA
- the LOC137733740 gene encoding uncharacterized protein: MKILQDKQKSTEKQFPHNDRQNGVSEVPTLDSGSVTISSNKSTKVTREDIEVVQNLIERCLRLYMNKNEVVDTLLDRARIEPGFTSLVLQKLEVENAEFFKAYYTRLKLKNQIVMYNRLLEQQYQLMKQQEPPEVPLPPMHNGMHYTPVNNLPMGYPIMQQPPFPSKGHHQINSMGTIASCHLVNGIPAQGNFHHMPLNLCQDGIKTELVSSPVSVSNGQFPYTPSEISGQGVDTSVLDSAFTSHFTNLERFGIGTDGGKLSGQAPWNSGLFDTAGWPNLPDLGALGNYSGSPFLPSDSDLMLDSPQQNDMVEEFFVDPGQGSQSE, from the exons ATGAAGATATTGCAG GATAAACAGAAATCAACAGAAAAGCAATTTCCGCATAATGACCGACAAAATGGCGTTAGTGAGGTCCCTACGCTGGACTCTGGTTCAGTAACTATTTCCAGCAACAAGAGCACAAAGGTCACACGTGAAGATATTGAAGTT GTCCAGAATTTGATTGAAAGGTGTCTGCGGTTGTATATGAACAAAAATGAAGTCGTCGATACCCTGTTAGATCGTGCTAGGATTGAGCCTGGCTTTACAAGCTTGG taCTGCAGAAATTGGAAGTAGAAAATGCAGAATTTTTCAAGGCTTACTACACGAGGCTAAAGCTGAAAAATCAAATTGTTATGTACAACCGTTTGCTTGAGCAACAATACCAGCTGATGAAACAGCAAGAGCCTCCAGAGGTTCCATTGCCTCCTATGCATAATGGAATGCATTACACGCCTG TTAACAATTTACCTATGGGATACCCCATCATGCAGCAGCCTCCATTTCCGTCTAAGGGTCATCACCAAATCAATTCCATGGGCACTATAGCGAGTTGTCATTTGGTCAATGGAATCCCTGCTCAAGGAAATTTCCACCATATGCCACTAAACTTATGTCAAGA TGGTATCAAGACGGAGTTGGTTTCAAGTCCAGTATCAGTGTCCAATGGCCAGTTTCCTTACACTCCATCAGAAATATCAGGGCAAGGTGTAGACACATCGGTGCTTGACTCTGCATTTACTTCTCATTTCACAAATTTGGAGAGGTTCGGTATTGGAACAGATGGTGGAAAGTTATCGGGGCAGGCTCCTTGGAATTCCGGGCTTTTTGATACTGCTGGATGGCCAAACTTACCAG ATCTTGGAGCACTTGGAAACTATTCGGGTTCACCCTTTCTGCCTTCCGACTCGGACCTTATGCTTGATTCTCCACAGCAAAATGACATGG TGGAAGAGTTCTTTGTCGACCCTGGGCAAGGCTCTCAATCGGAGTAA
- the LOC137733739 gene encoding probable protein phosphatase 2C 76, with the protein MICKSYIRSVIVQAWNIVTSTKARVHFNNTDRICVLANSWNRAFRSSLRMMVDTGATDEQGSVFDVLPDKDEDGEYTSGGCKSEGGELSCGYSSFRGKRATMEDFYDVKMSKIEGQTVCLFGIFDGHGGSRAAQYLKEHLFENLMKHPQFMTDTKLAISESYQQTDADFLDSERDIYRDDGSTASTAVLVGNHLYVANVGDSRTVISKAGKAIALSEDHKPNRSDERKRIESAGGFVMWTGTWRVGGVLAMSRAFGNRMLKQYVVAEPEIQDLVVDEDFEFLVLASDGVWDVLPNEVAVEVAKTEEEPEAAARKLTAVAFSRGSADNITCIVVKFQHDKAGPASPHQD; encoded by the exons ATGATCTGCAAAAGTTACATTAGGAGTGTGATTGTTCAAGCCTGGAATATCGTAACGTCTACGAAGGCAAGGGTGCATTTCAACAATACTGATAGAATTTGCGTGCTTGCCAATTCGTGGAACCGAGCATTTAGGTCGAGTTTGAGGATGATGGTTGATACAGGTGCGACGGATGAACAGGGATCCGTTTTTGATGTGCTGCCTGACAAAGATGAGGATGGTGAATATACCAGTGGAGGGTGCAAAAG CGAAGGTGGAGAACTGAGTTGCGGTTATTCGAGTTTCAGGGGAAAAAGAGCAACTATGGAGGATTTTTATGATGTTAAAATGTCCAAAATTGAAGGGCAAACGGTCTGCCTGTTTGGAATTTTCGATG GTCACGGCGGTTCTCGTGCTGCTCAGTATTTGAAGGAGCATCTATTTGAGAATCTCATGAAGCATCCACAATTCATGACAGACACTAAGTTAGCTATTA GTGAATCGTATCAACAGACCGATGCAGACTTTTTGGATTCTGAAAGAGATATATACCGGGATGATGGTTCTACTGCTTCAACAGCAGTCTTGGTTGGTAACCATCTATATGTTGCTAATGTTGGAGATTCACGTACAGTAATATCAAAGGCAGGAAAAG CTATTGCTTTATCCGAGGATCATAAACCAAATCGAAGTGATGAGAGGAAGAGAATTGAGAGTGCTGGGGGTTTTGTAATGTGGACAG GCACTTGGAGAGTAGGCGGTGTGCTGGCCATGTCTCGGGCTTTTGGGAACCGCATGTTGAAGCAATATGTTGTTGCAGAACCTGAGATCCAG GACCTAGTGGTggatgaagattttgagtttctAGTGCTTGCTAGCGATGGGGTATGGGACGTGCTACCAAATGAG GTTGCCGTTGAAGTTGccaaaacagaagaagaacCCGAGGCAGCAGCTCGAAAGTTAACGGCGGTTGCCTTTTCCCGTGGCAGTGCAGACAACATAACATGCATTGTGGTGAAGTTCCAGCATGACAAAGCAGGGCCAGCCAGTCCTCACCAGGATTAG